The Sphingorhabdus sp. Alg231-15 genome has a segment encoding these proteins:
- the eda gene encoding bifunctional 4-hydroxy-2-oxoglutarate aldolase/2-dehydro-3-deoxy-phosphogluconate aldolase codes for MRTAPVIPVLVIDDVASARPIAEALVSGGLPILEVTLRTDCALEAIAEMKQVEGAIVGAGTVLNGDHLRSAIDAGSEFIVSPGLTEGLVDAALTRDIPLLPGISSASDIMRGIEMGLGHFKFFPAEASGGLAALKAIAAPFKDCKFCPTGGVNPQTAPDWLALEAVLCVGGSWVVPKGVTDFEQVRQLAQTAAAF; via the coding sequence ATGCGCACAGCGCCCGTGATCCCGGTATTGGTCATTGACGATGTTGCCAGCGCGCGGCCGATAGCCGAAGCGCTGGTAAGTGGTGGTTTACCGATATTGGAGGTAACGCTCCGCACGGACTGCGCACTTGAAGCAATCGCAGAGATGAAACAGGTCGAAGGCGCGATAGTCGGTGCTGGCACGGTTCTAAACGGCGATCACCTAAGATCCGCGATCGACGCCGGTTCTGAATTTATCGTGTCTCCCGGACTGACCGAAGGATTGGTCGATGCGGCTTTGACTCGCGATATTCCGTTGCTCCCCGGTATTTCATCAGCCAGCGACATCATGCGCGGCATTGAAATGGGATTGGGACATTTTAAATTTTTCCCAGCCGAAGCATCTGGTGGATTGGCAGCTCTCAAGGCTATTGCAGCGCCTTTTAAAGACTGCAAATTCTGCCCCACCGGTGGAGTAAATCCGCAGACAGCACCCGACTGGCTGGCTTTGGAAGCTGTACTTTGCGTGGGTGGCAGCTGGGTGGTTCCAAAAGGTGTAACGGATTTTGAGCAAGTGAGGCAGCTGGCGCAAACGGCAGCTGCGTTTTAG
- a CDS encoding aldose epimerase family protein: MVISLHNNDIALIIDPQRGGGILRFDWRDQPIFHPARMNEKGPLALANFVMVPFSNRIANGQFLFNGEPVTLVPNYPAASAQHPIHGHGWTEEWQIVSKTEDTLHLRYEHPCGRWPWLYVCDQIMTLVPDGYIHRVSITNIGETTMPAGLGFHPYFPRSKAKLHTSFDGFWQTSRDGLPTSWISKVGPYSLSDDDPVDTVFTGRKSPLLIEWPQHQLIIEPDFDLPETHIFAPADEDYFCIEPVSHITDAINRGGLRKLEAGETWSTQVQFCVTEKDHLR; encoded by the coding sequence ATGGTGATTTCGCTGCATAACAATGACATAGCATTGATTATTGATCCGCAACGCGGTGGCGGAATATTGCGATTTGACTGGCGCGATCAACCCATATTCCACCCCGCTCGAATGAATGAAAAAGGACCATTGGCCCTCGCAAATTTTGTAATGGTGCCATTTTCCAACCGGATTGCGAACGGACAGTTTTTGTTCAACGGCGAACCCGTGACCTTGGTACCAAACTATCCGGCCGCATCAGCCCAACATCCCATTCACGGACACGGCTGGACCGAGGAATGGCAGATCGTCAGCAAGACAGAGGACACGCTTCATCTTCGCTACGAGCATCCATGCGGTCGGTGGCCATGGCTCTATGTCTGTGATCAAATTATGACACTTGTACCAGACGGCTACATCCATCGCGTGTCGATTACCAACATCGGCGAAACGACTATGCCTGCGGGGCTTGGGTTTCATCCCTATTTTCCGCGATCTAAAGCGAAATTGCACACATCTTTTGACGGCTTCTGGCAAACCTCAAGAGATGGACTGCCAACCAGTTGGATCTCCAAAGTGGGGCCTTATAGCCTATCTGATGATGATCCGGTAGACACGGTTTTTACCGGCCGTAAATCTCCGTTGCTAATCGAGTGGCCACAGCATCAACTCATTATAGAGCCTGATTTTGACTTGCCCGAAACCCATATTTTTGCCCCCGCTGATGAGGATTATTTTTGTATTGAGCCCGTTAGTCATATCACGGATGCCATCAATCGTGGCGGCTTACGCAAGTTAGAAGCCGGCGAAACATGGTCCACTCAAGTTCAATTTTGCGTTACCGAAAAAGATCATCTGCGCTAA
- a CDS encoding FecR domain-containing protein, producing the protein MTEVNDMIRHQAIAWVIRTRDADFADWEAFTRWLEEDPQHNIVYEQALSAEDRFVDLAKTINRVPDDGSKVPLPANDTLDLPGSVTNRRRMMFGALAASLVVAVSAGIWTQMPQPYDVVTGPGERQVVSLPDGSQITINGDSRITLDNKKPRHAVLDRGEALFTVTHKDGDPFIVDTGNARLVDAGTEFNVVKDDETLDVAVSEGLVIYNPARENISLPAGKRLHRDTTINRVTVSNIAIGQIGTWRTGRLSFTGATLAQVTDALQRNLGVSISVTEAIAGQPFSGVIQLKDRDPENLEPIAALLGVSVEKQDKGWILTGDDAVP; encoded by the coding sequence ATGACTGAAGTGAATGATATGATCCGGCACCAGGCTATTGCCTGGGTGATCCGCACGCGGGATGCTGATTTTGCTGACTGGGAAGCCTTTACCCGTTGGCTGGAGGAAGATCCGCAACATAATATCGTTTATGAGCAGGCATTGAGTGCTGAGGATAGGTTTGTCGATCTGGCCAAAACGATCAATCGTGTACCGGATGATGGAAGCAAGGTCCCGCTACCAGCAAATGATACACTGGATTTGCCTGGATCCGTGACAAACCGCCGCCGCATGATGTTTGGCGCGTTGGCAGCGTCGTTGGTTGTTGCGGTCAGTGCAGGTATCTGGACACAAATGCCGCAACCCTATGATGTGGTAACTGGTCCTGGCGAGCGGCAAGTTGTTTCTCTGCCTGACGGCAGCCAGATAACAATCAACGGCGATTCAAGGATTACCCTTGATAACAAGAAACCACGCCATGCCGTGCTTGATCGCGGTGAGGCGCTGTTTACCGTCACACATAAGGATGGTGATCCGTTCATTGTCGATACCGGAAATGCTCGTCTCGTCGATGCCGGAACAGAGTTTAATGTGGTCAAAGATGATGAAACATTGGATGTTGCGGTGTCCGAAGGCTTGGTCATTTATAATCCTGCACGTGAAAATATTAGCCTGCCAGCCGGCAAGCGTCTCCATCGGGACACGACCATAAACAGGGTAACGGTTTCGAACATTGCGATTGGGCAGATCGGTACTTGGCGAACAGGGCGCCTCAGCTTTACTGGAGCAACGCTGGCACAAGTGACCGATGCACTTCAGCGCAATCTGGGGGTTAGTATTTCTGTAACGGAGGCGATTGCGGGGCAACCGTTTAGCGGCGTGATCCAGTTAAAGGATCGCGATCCAGAGAATTTGGAGCCTATTGCAGCTTTATTAGGCGTGAGTGTGGAAAAACAAGATAAGGGTTGGATTTTGACAGGGGACGATGCGGTACCATAA
- a CDS encoding sigma-70 family RNA polymerase sigma factor, with amino-acid sequence MKQHELQAVFLSQRDALLRFLRARGAVDNAEDILQDLWLRLADLDDSTIVSPVAYLYRAANNIMHDRHRSSQRSRRRDSEWSDIERGTGEASDFPLPDRALIARQQLNQIEARIAEEGPRIFKVFRRFRVDGVGQRQIAAELCISLSSVEKDLQKAYRALAEWRENEDAP; translated from the coding sequence ATGAAGCAACACGAACTTCAAGCCGTTTTCCTTAGTCAACGTGACGCCTTGTTGCGGTTTTTGCGAGCACGCGGCGCCGTTGATAATGCTGAAGATATTTTGCAGGATCTGTGGCTGCGTCTGGCCGATCTGGATGACAGCACCATCGTCAGCCCGGTGGCCTATCTGTATCGCGCTGCCAATAATATCATGCATGATCGCCATCGTTCCAGCCAACGCTCAAGGCGTCGTGATAGCGAGTGGAGCGATATTGAGAGAGGAACTGGAGAAGCTTCGGATTTCCCGCTCCCCGACCGGGCACTGATCGCGCGTCAGCAGTTGAACCAGATTGAGGCTCGTATTGCCGAAGAAGGTCCCCGCATTTTCAAGGTTTTTCGTCGCTTTCGTGTCGACGGCGTCGGGCAGCGTCAAATTGCTGCTGAACTGTGTATCAGTTTGAGTAGCGTGGAGAAGGATTTGCAAAAAGCGTATCGGGCACTGGCGGAGTGGCGGGAGAATGAAGATGCCCCATAG